One Myotis daubentonii chromosome 12, mMyoDau2.1, whole genome shotgun sequence genomic region harbors:
- the LOC132213706 gene encoding protein FRG2-like has translation MGSGPGNRNLSRPFGPRPTDPPPLRRNSLGGRGGSGVEEKPLEEKGKTSSRFTETASTQRGEAGSCSRQGSSGKRKRGSRDSPCATAEPSPGEERSAVGEKPAKIPDAAGHRSCGQETGRPCPSRAQRKCPGHRKQPRSRPSGGQPPLLRTSLVTSLRTMSEATYGNIVQMQHQQAPAPLSWDHWALLAELRGHLHAQMQTIYAMATQAAYVFPAEAWLSPAPPPGPSGPQGDGEEKPRALPGRAPWEPGPSWIPPQGPVGQRHNV, from the coding sequence ATGGGTTCAGGACCAGGAAACCGCAATCTCAGCCGCCCCTTTGGGCCAAGACCCACTGACCCGCCTCCGCTCCGAAGGAATTCcttaggaggaagaggaggctccGGTGTGGAGGAGAAACCActggaagaaaaagggaagactTCCTCCCGGTTCACAGAGACCGCCAGCACCCAAAGAGGAGAAGCAGGAAGCTGCTCCAGGCAGGGGAGCTCCGGGAAGAGGAAAAGAGGCTCCAGGGACAGCCCCTGCGCcacagcagagccctctcccGGAGAGGAGCGCAGTGCGGTTGGGGAGAAGCCAGCAAAGATTCCTGATGCTGCTGGCCACCGCAGCTGCGGCCAAGAGACTGGGCGCCCCTGCCCCAGCCGAGCGCAGAGGAAGTGCCCTGGGCACAGGAAACAGCCCAGATCCAGGCCCTCGGGAGGCCAGCCGCCACTGCTGAGGACAAGCCTGGTGACTTCCCTGCGCACCATGTCGGAGGCCACTTATGGCAACATCGTCCAGATGCAGCACCAGCAGGCACCTGCCCCGCTCAGCTGGGACCACTGGGCCCTGCTTGCCGAGCTGCGGGGGCATTTGCACGCCCAGATGCAGACCATCTATGCCATGGCCACCCAGGCCGCCTATGTCTTCCCTGCCGAGGCGTGGCTCAGCCCGGCCCCACCGCCGGGGCCTTCCGGTCCacagggagatggagaggagaaGCCCAGAGCCCTTCCTGGGAGGGCGCCCTGGGAGCCGGGGCCTTCCTGGATTCCTCCGCAGGGCCCTGTGGGACAGAGACACAATGTGTGA